One Shewanella sp. MR-4 DNA window includes the following coding sequences:
- a CDS encoding tyrosine-type recombinase/integrase — MQLPPVLPLFDSIQFIQDGNSVVNQYITQVSLADVPDAGLVMEHATDWLFEQKHSENNYKAYRSEVTTFLHWCFDVAKMSPTQVLRKDMSRYVDYCLAPPLMLIGYFNVPQFKLDKLRDERVPNSLWRPFVGKKTLGQVQPYVLSDNALKTKIAILSSFYSYLMSEEFCERNPAQIWLNHSRFGQNKQYQRQTDEDENSLAFTELQWSYVMSTVTQLAETSPELHQRSLFLISLIYSCYLRISDVSARVGYAPVMGQFRQNPQTGIWSFHIPLSKGGKKRSVAISKALLDGLVKYRQFLELSDFPNQGEHHPLFVRHRAAGRGRDAGLVNANLGIRQIREDIQTIINLAADNAQTDGFGQDAEQMRKLTAHNIRHTGITHDININRRPLSHVQADAGHESIDTTSKYLHTTQIERHESAFNKPLDHLQGIG, encoded by the coding sequence ATGCAGCTTCCTCCCGTATTACCATTATTTGATTCAATTCAGTTCATACAAGACGGCAACAGTGTGGTGAATCAATACATCACTCAAGTCAGTCTTGCTGACGTACCGGATGCGGGTTTAGTGATGGAACACGCAACTGATTGGTTATTTGAGCAAAAACACAGTGAAAACAACTATAAAGCCTATCGGAGTGAAGTAACTACGTTCCTGCATTGGTGTTTTGATGTCGCGAAAATGTCGCCCACACAGGTGCTACGTAAGGATATGAGTCGCTATGTGGATTACTGCCTGGCGCCACCATTAATGCTAATCGGTTACTTTAACGTGCCACAGTTTAAACTCGATAAATTGCGGGATGAGCGAGTGCCCAACAGCCTTTGGCGGCCATTTGTCGGCAAGAAAACCCTTGGGCAAGTGCAACCTTATGTGCTGAGCGATAACGCGTTAAAGACTAAGATTGCCATTTTATCCTCGTTTTATAGCTACTTAATGAGCGAGGAGTTTTGTGAGCGCAATCCTGCACAAATTTGGTTGAATCACAGTCGCTTTGGCCAAAACAAACAATACCAAAGACAAACTGATGAAGATGAAAACAGCTTGGCTTTCACTGAATTACAGTGGTCCTATGTGATGAGCACAGTCACTCAATTAGCTGAAACGTCACCCGAATTACATCAACGAAGTTTGTTTTTGATTTCATTAATTTATTCTTGCTACCTACGTATTTCAGACGTATCCGCTCGGGTTGGCTATGCGCCCGTTATGGGGCAATTTAGGCAAAATCCACAGACGGGTATTTGGAGTTTTCACATTCCACTCAGTAAAGGCGGGAAAAAACGTAGCGTTGCGATTTCTAAGGCGTTACTCGATGGTTTGGTTAAATACAGGCAATTTTTGGAGCTGTCAGATTTTCCAAACCAAGGCGAACATCATCCTTTGTTTGTACGCCATCGTGCCGCCGGTCGCGGCCGCGACGCGGGTCTTGTAAATGCCAATCTTGGGATCCGGCAAATCCGCGAAGACATTCAAACCATTATCAATCTCGCGGCGGATAATGCACAAACCGATGGCTTTGGCCAAGATGCAGAGCAAATGCGAAAACTCACCGCGCACAACATTCGGCACACGGGGATCACTCATGATATCAACATCAATCGTCGGCCATTGTCACACGTACAAGCCGATGCGGGTCATGAGAGTATCGACACCACATCGAAATATTTGCATACCACACAAATAGAAAGACACGAAAGCGCCTTTAATAAGCCATTAGACCATCTACAAGGCATTGGCTAG
- the ccoN gene encoding cytochrome-c oxidase, cbb3-type subunit I, which produces MMNHSQPTGADYNYTIVRQFALTTVLWGIVGMSVGVLIAAQLIWPHLNFDTPWFTYSRLRPLHTNAVIFAFGTSALFATSYYVVQRTCQTRLFAPKLAAFTFWGWQAIILSAAITLPMGYTSGKEYAELEWPIDIAITIVWVSYAIVFFGTIIKRTTSHIYVANWFFGAFIITVAVLHIVNSMAVPVSLFKSYSMYSGAVDAMVQWWYGHNAVGFLLTAGFLGMMYYFVPKQAGRPVYSYRLSIVHFWALIALYIWAGPHHLHYTALPDWTQSLGMVMSLILFAPSWGGMINGIMTLSGAWHKLRTDPVLRFLVVSLSFYGMSTFEGPMMAIKTVNALSHYTDWTVGHVHSGALGWVAMVSIGSLYHLIPVLFGHGRMYSIKLVNVHFWLATIGTVLYIVSMWISGVMQGLMWRAVNADGTLTYSFVESLEASYPFYFVRFLGGCFFLTGMLIMAYNVIRTVKASKDSLPALAEAKAA; this is translated from the coding sequence ATGATGAACCATTCCCAGCCAACAGGCGCTGATTACAATTACACCATTGTCCGCCAATTTGCCTTAACCACAGTTTTGTGGGGTATTGTTGGTATGTCAGTCGGTGTATTAATTGCGGCTCAGTTAATCTGGCCACATCTGAACTTTGATACTCCTTGGTTTACGTATAGTCGCTTGCGACCATTACATACCAATGCGGTAATCTTCGCGTTCGGAACATCAGCCCTCTTTGCAACATCCTATTATGTCGTACAACGCACCTGTCAAACCCGACTATTTGCACCTAAATTAGCTGCATTTACGTTTTGGGGATGGCAAGCCATCATTCTGTCAGCAGCCATCACTCTGCCAATGGGTTACACCAGCGGTAAAGAATATGCTGAATTAGAATGGCCAATCGATATTGCCATCACCATCGTTTGGGTATCCTATGCAATAGTGTTCTTCGGCACTATTATCAAACGAACAACATCGCATATTTACGTAGCGAACTGGTTCTTTGGTGCATTTATCATTACGGTTGCCGTGCTTCACATCGTGAACTCAATGGCCGTTCCTGTTAGCTTGTTCAAGTCATACTCTATGTACAGTGGCGCGGTCGATGCCATGGTGCAATGGTGGTATGGTCACAACGCGGTAGGCTTCCTGTTAACCGCAGGCTTCTTAGGTATGATGTACTACTTCGTTCCTAAGCAAGCGGGTCGTCCTGTTTACTCATATCGTCTGTCGATTGTGCACTTCTGGGCACTGATCGCACTGTACATTTGGGCAGGTCCTCACCACTTACACTACACTGCCCTGCCAGACTGGACTCAGTCTTTAGGTATGGTGATGTCACTGATCCTGTTCGCACCATCTTGGGGCGGTATGATCAACGGTATCATGACCTTATCTGGCGCATGGCATAAACTCCGTACTGACCCAGTACTGCGTTTCTTAGTGGTTTCTCTGTCTTTCTACGGTATGTCGACCTTCGAAGGTCCGATGATGGCCATCAAGACAGTTAACGCTTTATCTCACTACACAGACTGGACTGTCGGTCACGTTCACTCAGGCGCGCTAGGCTGGGTTGCAATGGTGTCTATCGGTTCTCTGTATCACTTGATCCCAGTACTGTTCGGCCACGGCCGTATGTACAGCATCAAGTTAGTCAACGTGCATTTCTGGTTAGCGACTATCGGTACCGTACTTTACATCGTGTCTATGTGGATTTCGGGTGTAATGCAAGGTCTGATGTGGCGTGCAGTTAACGCTGACGGTACTTTGACTTATAGCTTTGTTGAAAGTCTGGAAGCTTCTTATCCTTTCTACTTCGTACGTTTCCTCGGCGGTTGTTTCTTCTTAACCGGTATGCTGATCATGGCATACAACGTGATCCGTACTGTGAAAGCCTCTAAAGATTCATTGCCAGCACTGGCTGAAGCAAAAGCGGCTTAA
- a CDS encoding DUF3369 domain-containing protein, whose protein sequence is MVIDLTNKKPLFSTKKTTETSTSGSPWKILVVDDEPDVHTVTKLALSRFRLDGRALTFINAYSGEQAKELLANEQDIAVAFIDVVMESDHAGLELVKWIREVQVNKNIRLILRTGQPGQAPEEDVIVNYDINDYKAKSELDSRKLMTSVYSALRSYRDIMEIEQARRTQVNHRKGLERVLEATSGLFELRTLHRFADGLLTQVATLLNLDTETLLLTCNAMDAISGHVDSAEIEILAGTGQFANSPPHKDLPEHISKLLRSALMQKRCLYEDNCFVGYFPTKSGLINLLYMDGIDKIDDLDKKLVDIFAINVGVAFENLLLNQEVEDTQSELILRLGDVVESRSKEAANHVKRMAEYCAQLALLAGLTETEADLLRRASPMHDIGKIAIPDAVLLKPGKLDDHEWSVMRQHPTIGHQILANSERPILKAAAIIALQHHEKYDGSGYPGNLKQDQIHIFARIVAIADVFDALSHARCYKAAWPLDEVIDEMRKGAGKHFDPDLLSLFIENIDIFVQVKESWKDHDE, encoded by the coding sequence ATGGTGATTGATCTTACAAACAAAAAGCCGTTGTTCTCCACTAAGAAAACCACTGAAACATCTACCTCTGGGAGCCCTTGGAAGATCCTTGTTGTCGATGATGAGCCCGATGTCCATACCGTGACAAAACTCGCCCTTTCCCGTTTTCGACTCGATGGCCGTGCCCTCACCTTTATTAATGCTTACAGTGGCGAACAGGCAAAGGAGCTGCTCGCCAATGAACAAGATATTGCCGTTGCTTTTATCGATGTTGTCATGGAAAGCGACCATGCGGGGCTCGAGCTGGTGAAATGGATCCGTGAAGTGCAAGTAAACAAAAATATTAGACTGATTTTACGTACCGGTCAGCCCGGACAAGCCCCCGAAGAAGATGTGATAGTTAATTACGATATCAATGATTACAAAGCAAAATCGGAGCTAGATTCCCGCAAACTGATGACCAGCGTCTACTCTGCCCTGCGCTCCTATCGCGATATTATGGAAATAGAGCAAGCAAGACGAACACAGGTTAATCATCGTAAGGGTTTAGAGCGTGTGCTTGAGGCCACCTCGGGCTTATTTGAACTCAGGACCTTACATAGATTTGCTGATGGCCTATTAACCCAGGTCGCCACCTTGCTTAATCTTGATACCGAGACCCTACTGCTGACCTGCAATGCGATGGATGCTATCAGTGGCCATGTAGATTCAGCCGAAATTGAAATCTTGGCGGGCACGGGACAGTTTGCTAATAGCCCTCCACATAAGGATTTACCTGAGCATATCAGCAAGCTACTGCGTAGTGCGTTAATGCAAAAGCGCTGTTTGTACGAAGATAATTGTTTTGTTGGTTATTTTCCGACAAAGAGTGGCCTTATTAATCTGCTCTATATGGATGGTATTGATAAGATAGATGATTTGGACAAAAAGCTTGTCGATATTTTTGCAATAAATGTGGGGGTTGCCTTTGAAAATCTGCTCCTTAATCAGGAGGTCGAAGATACTCAATCTGAACTGATCCTGCGCTTGGGAGATGTGGTTGAAAGTCGCTCTAAAGAGGCCGCGAATCACGTTAAACGCATGGCAGAATACTGTGCCCAACTGGCGTTATTGGCGGGGTTAACTGAGACCGAGGCAGACTTATTACGTCGGGCTTCACCTATGCACGACATAGGTAAAATCGCGATCCCAGATGCTGTGTTACTCAAACCCGGCAAGTTAGACGACCATGAGTGGTCGGTGATGCGCCAACACCCCACTATTGGACATCAAATTCTTGCCAATTCCGAGCGGCCGATTTTAAAAGCGGCGGCAATTATCGCCCTACAGCACCATGAAAAATATGACGGCTCTGGCTATCCTGGCAATTTAAAACAAGATCAAATTCACATTTTTGCCCGCATCGTTGCCATCGCGGATGTGTTTGACGCCCTCTCCCATGCACGTTGTTATAAAGCCGCGTGGCCTTTGGATGAAGTTATCGACGAAATGCGTAAAGGAGCGGGTAAACATTTTGACCCGGATTTACTCTCACTCTTTATTGAAAACATCGATATCTTTGTCCAAGTCAAAGAAAGCTGGAAGGATCATGACGAATAA
- a CDS encoding DMT family transporter yields the protein MTVFRLFTLTTLTMLAFACNSILCRLALKDGSIDAGSFTLIRLLSGAIMLWLLSLNKPAQEAKGHWGSALALFVYAAGFSYAYINMTASMGALLLFGAVQATMIGYGLYRKETFNTRQWLGLACAAAGLIFLLLPGLSAPPLLSSLLMISAGVAWGIYSIKGRGAKHPIPVSAGNFIRTVPIALLLLLVVRDPLAVSQMGIIYALASGAIASGLGYAIWYSILPLLSSTYAATVQLSVPLIAAVGGVLLLDEPLSLRLLLASGAILGGIALVVLSKSAPQNKS from the coding sequence ATGACTGTTTTTCGTCTATTTACGCTGACAACGCTCACCATGTTGGCCTTTGCCTGTAACTCGATACTTTGCCGGCTCGCGTTAAAGGATGGCAGTATCGATGCGGGCAGCTTTACCCTGATCCGGTTGTTATCGGGTGCCATCATGCTCTGGCTATTAAGCCTCAACAAACCTGCGCAGGAGGCCAAGGGCCATTGGGGCTCAGCCTTGGCATTGTTTGTCTACGCAGCGGGATTTTCCTATGCCTATATCAATATGACGGCCTCAATGGGCGCGCTGTTACTCTTTGGCGCCGTACAAGCCACCATGATTGGCTATGGGCTTTACCGAAAAGAAACCTTTAATACCAGACAATGGCTTGGATTAGCCTGCGCCGCTGCCGGTTTGATTTTTCTGCTGTTACCTGGGCTGTCGGCGCCGCCGCTACTGAGTTCATTGCTGATGATAAGCGCTGGAGTCGCTTGGGGGATTTATTCGATTAAGGGCAGGGGAGCCAAGCATCCCATTCCAGTCAGTGCAGGCAACTTTATCCGCACTGTGCCGATAGCACTGTTATTACTGTTAGTAGTTCGAGATCCCTTAGCGGTAAGTCAGATGGGGATTATCTATGCGTTAGCTTCGGGCGCTATCGCTTCAGGCTTAGGTTATGCGATTTGGTATTCCATTTTACCTTTATTGTCATCCACCTACGCCGCCACTGTACAATTGAGTGTGCCGTTAATTGCCGCGGTTGGCGGGGTGCTATTGCTGGATGAACCTCTAAGCCTTCGATTATTGCTAGCCTCCGGTGCCATCCTCGGTGGCATTGCACTGGTTGTCCTCAGCAAATCTGCACCACAAAATAAAAGCTAA
- a CDS encoding CcoQ/FixQ family Cbb3-type cytochrome c oxidase assembly chaperone, with protein MDYGTLQGILTIIVMLTFVGIFAWAYSSRRQKSFDEAANLVFSDEEISKESKDSGENK; from the coding sequence ATGGATTACGGCACATTACAAGGTATTTTAACCATCATTGTGATGCTGACCTTCGTCGGTATATTTGCTTGGGCATATAGCTCGCGCCGTCAAAAATCCTTTGATGAAGCAGCTAATCTTGTGTTTTCCGATGAGGAAATCAGCAAGGAATCGAAGGACTCAGGAGAGAATAAGTGA
- a CDS encoding LamG-like jellyroll fold domain-containing protein → MVLKRSFVSASLIMALASCGGDDSSYSANDTNTFTPPAPVTSADPTIAGEVSYKNAVVHDPSIIKDTDGTYYVFGSHLAVASSTDLMNWTQIASDGAAKSSLFNTYESEIAEGTAWTGGFVGSWAPDVIKLADGKYHFYYDFCGGPDKIDCVSRSYLGMATSDNILGPYVNQGLILKSGHEGAENPGANGQIYDGFVDPNAIDPAVFYDKDGGLWMTYGSYSGGIWVMQLDPATGKPLADQGYGTKIMGGNYSAIEGSYVIYSPESEYYYMFTSFGGFAQKDGYNIRISRSKNPNGPYVDAAGLDMIGATAAGNIADYGVKLMGGFQFVAHPGDVGHDHGYLSPGHNSAFYDAQTGKYFLVFHTRFPDTGEGHSVRVHELFLNSDGWLVASPQRYAPINGDNIVDEIDVTGDYQFINHAKNINTAAHTSLHIKLSRTWTNKGSVSGDVTGTYQQGDDNQITLMLDNLGTFEGVLAWQWDPEQNKLMPTFSAISNDGVSIWGVKLTDNTTEEILSASANGISLPTEATEGKIALPIQGTRGSTIEWQSSDESVIRADGTIIRPNVGEGDKVVTLTATIMVNGKKVTKTFQITVFAHKTYNRIAQYSFENNLKDSLGLFGDGQPTGDRIFKAGDTIGYATGFEGQALSLDGAHGVLLPSGIISSYEYTVSFWASPAVITGFTTAFFGAVNEQTAEDGSKFSNTWVSLLPQGWDGNTMFWSHNIDTSGSSVLETWFDGVTGERIAENTWSHLAFSVNKGLVKVFINGVERFSSGNLANYFTGAQGVFGLGVNYWDVPYNGLIDELKIYEAALTAEEVKALDIDKLADSELLSSATAILELGDLSAVRENIELPVTGPYASAITWVSSDPTIIDTRGTVNQPGREETDKVVTLTATLKLGQATQTKVFTATVKSKAPPTPVAVYSFEDNLNDSTANFGAGTVVGNLIGVEGGKISYVDGAVGKAAVFDGASGVVLPNNLIKDYTYSVSMWLNPEQLNKYTTALFGYATDSSWTSVLPGGQNDYERMVLWSGTAWYDGRTGFVMPKSQWTHLAYTVNGGDVKVYINGELKFTGANFPNIFSVPTTKFAVGVNFWDTPFKGAIDEIKFYDEAITEQDVADLFGESNQ, encoded by the coding sequence ATGGTGCTTAAACGCTCATTCGTGTCAGCAAGCTTGATCATGGCACTAGCCTCCTGTGGTGGGGACGACAGCAGCTACAGTGCGAACGACACAAATACCTTTACCCCTCCCGCCCCTGTGACATCGGCAGACCCAACAATTGCAGGTGAGGTGAGCTACAAAAACGCAGTAGTTCATGATCCTTCCATCATTAAAGATACCGATGGTACCTATTATGTTTTCGGATCCCACTTGGCGGTGGCCAGTTCTACCGACTTGATGAACTGGACACAAATTGCCTCGGATGGTGCCGCCAAGAGCAGCCTGTTTAATACCTATGAGTCAGAAATCGCGGAAGGCACTGCATGGACGGGTGGCTTTGTTGGTTCGTGGGCACCGGATGTGATAAAGCTTGCCGACGGTAAGTATCATTTCTATTACGACTTCTGTGGCGGCCCCGATAAGATTGATTGCGTATCGCGCTCCTATTTGGGGATGGCCACCTCGGACAATATTTTAGGCCCTTATGTTAACCAAGGCTTGATCCTGAAATCAGGTCATGAGGGGGCTGAAAACCCTGGCGCAAACGGTCAAATTTACGATGGCTTTGTCGACCCTAACGCTATCGATCCAGCCGTGTTTTACGATAAAGATGGCGGCCTATGGATGACCTATGGTTCCTATTCCGGCGGGATCTGGGTGATGCAGTTAGATCCAGCAACGGGTAAACCGTTAGCGGATCAGGGCTATGGCACTAAGATCATGGGCGGCAATTACAGTGCGATTGAAGGGTCTTATGTTATCTATAGCCCTGAATCCGAATACTATTATATGTTTACCTCCTTTGGTGGCTTCGCCCAAAAAGACGGTTACAACATTCGTATCTCTCGCTCTAAAAATCCTAACGGTCCCTATGTGGATGCTGCGGGTCTGGACATGATTGGCGCAACGGCCGCAGGCAATATCGCCGACTATGGCGTCAAACTGATGGGCGGTTTCCAATTTGTGGCCCACCCGGGCGATGTGGGTCATGATCACGGTTACCTGTCACCCGGCCACAACTCCGCTTTTTATGATGCACAAACGGGCAAATACTTCTTAGTATTCCATACGCGCTTCCCCGATACCGGCGAAGGTCACAGCGTGCGCGTGCATGAGCTATTTCTCAACAGCGATGGTTGGCTAGTTGCCTCACCACAGCGTTATGCACCGATCAACGGCGATAACATTGTCGATGAAATCGATGTCACTGGTGATTATCAATTTATTAATCACGCAAAAAATATCAATACGGCGGCGCACACCTCCCTGCACATTAAGTTATCCCGTACTTGGACCAATAAAGGCAGTGTGTCTGGCGATGTGACTGGTACTTACCAACAGGGCGATGACAACCAAATCACCTTAATGCTAGACAATTTAGGCACTTTTGAAGGCGTACTCGCCTGGCAATGGGATCCTGAGCAAAACAAACTCATGCCAACCTTTAGCGCCATTTCTAATGATGGGGTGAGTATTTGGGGCGTGAAGCTCACCGATAACACCACTGAGGAAATTTTATCGGCATCGGCAAACGGCATTAGCCTGCCGACCGAAGCTACCGAAGGTAAGATCGCCTTACCGATACAAGGTACCCGTGGATCAACTATCGAGTGGCAATCGAGCGACGAGTCAGTGATCCGTGCCGATGGCACCATTATCCGACCCAACGTGGGCGAGGGCGATAAGGTCGTGACCTTAACCGCGACAATTATGGTCAATGGTAAGAAGGTGACTAAAACCTTCCAAATTACTGTATTTGCCCATAAAACCTATAACCGTATTGCCCAGTACAGCTTCGAGAATAACCTCAAGGATTCCTTAGGCTTATTTGGTGATGGTCAGCCCACTGGCGATAGGATCTTCAAAGCGGGTGATACCATTGGCTACGCCACAGGCTTTGAAGGACAAGCCCTATCATTAGATGGTGCCCACGGGGTGTTACTGCCATCGGGCATTATCTCTAGCTACGAGTACACAGTGTCTTTTTGGGCAAGTCCTGCAGTGATTACAGGATTTACCACGGCATTCTTCGGCGCAGTTAACGAGCAAACCGCTGAAGATGGTAGTAAGTTCTCCAATACTTGGGTCAGCTTGCTGCCACAGGGCTGGGACGGTAATACCATGTTCTGGAGCCATAATATCGATACCAGCGGCAGCTCAGTGCTTGAGACCTGGTTTGATGGTGTCACCGGTGAGCGCATCGCTGAAAACACTTGGTCGCATCTGGCGTTCTCAGTCAATAAAGGGTTGGTAAAAGTCTTTATCAACGGGGTTGAGCGCTTTAGCAGCGGTAACCTTGCCAACTACTTTACGGGTGCTCAGGGCGTTTTCGGTCTTGGGGTTAACTACTGGGATGTTCCATACAACGGCCTTATCGATGAGCTAAAAATATATGAAGCGGCATTAACGGCTGAAGAAGTCAAAGCCCTCGATATCGACAAGTTAGCCGACAGTGAACTCTTGTCCTCAGCAACGGCCATTCTGGAGCTAGGCGACTTATCGGCGGTGCGTGAAAATATCGAACTGCCAGTAACGGGACCTTATGCTTCGGCAATCACTTGGGTCTCTTCCGATCCAACCATTATCGATACCCGCGGCACGGTCAATCAGCCAGGCCGTGAGGAAACCGATAAGGTGGTGACCCTAACGGCGACCTTAAAACTCGGTCAAGCGACACAGACGAAAGTCTTCACCGCCACCGTTAAGTCTAAGGCGCCGCCAACACCGGTCGCAGTCTATAGCTTTGAAGACAATCTTAACGACAGTACCGCTAACTTCGGCGCGGGCACTGTAGTGGGTAACCTGATTGGCGTTGAAGGCGGTAAAATCAGCTATGTGGATGGCGCGGTAGGCAAGGCGGCGGTCTTTGATGGTGCCTCTGGTGTTGTATTGCCGAATAACCTTATCAAAGACTACACCTACTCAGTGTCGATGTGGCTCAACCCTGAGCAGCTGAATAAGTACACTACAGCCTTGTTTGGTTATGCGACCGATTCTAGCTGGACCAGCGTCTTACCAGGCGGTCAAAATGATTATGAGCGCATGGTGTTATGGTCAGGCACAGCATGGTACGACGGTAGAACCGGTTTTGTGATGCCAAAATCCCAATGGACGCACCTGGCGTACACAGTGAATGGCGGCGATGTGAAGGTCTATATCAATGGTGAATTGAAGTTTACCGGCGCGAACTTCCCGAACATCTTCTCAGTACCAACCACTAAGTTTGCGGTCGGGGTCAACTTCTGGGATACGCCTTTCAAAGGGGCAATCGATGAAATCAAGTTCTATGACGAAGCGATTACTGAACAAGATGTAGCTGATTTATTTGGCGAATCTAATCAATAA
- the ccoO gene encoding cytochrome-c oxidase, cbb3-type subunit II, translating into MKFNHEIVEKNIGLLAIFTVIAISFGSLVEITPLIFQKDTTEPVEGLKPYTALQLEGRDIYVREGCYNCHSQMIRPLRAETERYGHYSVAGESVWDHPFQWGSKRTGPDLARVGGRYSDKWHEVHLIDPRAVVPQSNMPGFPWLAENKLDGKLTGDKMTILRNMHKGGYKGNDLYTDEEIAGAQKAVEGKTELEALIAYLQSLGHALK; encoded by the coding sequence ATGAAATTTAATCATGAGATAGTTGAAAAAAACATCGGTTTGTTAGCGATCTTCACTGTTATCGCTATCAGCTTCGGTAGCTTGGTAGAAATCACGCCGTTGATTTTCCAAAAAGATACCACTGAGCCTGTTGAAGGTTTGAAACCCTACACTGCCCTGCAGCTTGAAGGCCGTGACATTTATGTGCGTGAAGGTTGCTACAACTGCCACAGCCAGATGATCCGTCCTTTACGTGCAGAGACTGAACGTTACGGTCACTACTCTGTTGCCGGTGAGTCTGTTTGGGATCACCCATTCCAATGGGGTTCTAAGCGTACTGGTCCAGACTTGGCCCGTGTTGGTGGTCGCTACAGCGATAAATGGCATGAAGTTCACTTAATCGATCCTCGTGCTGTGGTCCCTCAATCGAATATGCCAGGCTTCCCATGGCTTGCCGAAAACAAGTTAGACGGCAAGTTAACCGGCGACAAGATGACTATTCTGCGTAACATGCACAAAGGCGGTTACAAAGGTAATGATCTTTACACCGATGAAGAAATCGCAGGCGCTCAGAAAGCTGTTGAAGGTAAGACAGAGCTGGAAGCCTTGATTGCATATCTTCAGTCTTTGGGTCACGCACTCAAATAA
- a CDS encoding SMP-30/gluconolactonase/LRE family protein, with protein MQTVTVGDLLMTIPVGNRLGEGVLWDELHQSIWWTDILSSVIYRFHLASRSLETFSMPHRVGSFGLTAKPTTLIVAFDIGIATYDIEDQSLTWLAQPESHFAGNRFNDGRIDRQGRFWAGTMVEQRDTLQQTAALYCLDEKGHCHQHLTNLEISNGLCWSVDGRTLYHADSPKHQIYQYDFDIEQGLLSRKRLFASTSHNIFPDGSDVDAAGYLWNAQWGGGQVVRYRPDGEVDLILKLPVTHPTSIAFGGEKRDLLIVTSAKHSLNASQLDQEPQAGDVFIYPLQGICGVNNPRYLSGDPW; from the coding sequence ATGCAAACGGTCACGGTTGGCGATCTGTTGATGACAATCCCTGTGGGCAACCGCCTTGGCGAAGGTGTGCTATGGGATGAGTTACACCAATCCATTTGGTGGACCGACATTTTATCCTCTGTGATTTATCGTTTTCATCTCGCGAGCCGCTCCTTAGAGACTTTTTCCATGCCACACCGCGTCGGCTCCTTTGGCCTCACGGCAAAGCCTACAACACTTATCGTCGCATTCGATATCGGTATTGCAACTTATGATATTGAAGATCAAAGCCTGACATGGTTGGCGCAGCCAGAATCTCATTTTGCTGGCAATCGCTTTAATGATGGTCGCATCGATAGGCAAGGGCGTTTTTGGGCGGGCACTATGGTTGAGCAGCGCGATACTTTGCAACAAACCGCAGCCCTGTATTGTCTAGATGAGAAAGGGCATTGCCACCAACACCTTACAAATCTCGAAATCTCCAACGGCCTGTGCTGGAGCGTGGATGGACGAACGCTCTACCATGCTGATTCGCCAAAACACCAAATCTATCAATATGATTTTGATATTGAGCAGGGGTTATTGAGTCGTAAGCGCCTCTTTGCGAGCACGAGCCATAATATTTTCCCTGATGGTTCAGATGTCGATGCGGCGGGTTATCTCTGGAATGCCCAGTGGGGCGGTGGCCAGGTGGTGCGCTATCGTCCCGATGGTGAAGTCGATCTTATCCTCAAATTACCCGTTACCCACCCAACCAGCATCGCCTTTGGCGGCGAAAAGCGCGATTTACTGATCGTCACCAGTGCCAAACACTCACTTAACGCATCGCAATTAGACCAAGAGCCGCAAGCTGGCGATGTGTTTATCTACCCATTACAGGGTATTTGTGGTGTAAATAATCCACGTTACTTGAGTGGGGATCCATGGTGA